The sequence below is a genomic window from Cicer arietinum cultivar CDC Frontier isolate Library 1 chromosome 6, Cicar.CDCFrontier_v2.0, whole genome shotgun sequence.
CACATGTGTAATCCTCCGTAGTTTTAATCAAGTTCAACCATTATGCACTGGttttcttatttgtttttcGAAAGATGTAGTTTTGGATGAGAAGAATAATGTATCATGCTAGAGGATAGTcaatgttaaaatttatttccCAACCCTGTCACCTTGTGGATATTTTAATACCTAACCAATTGGAGCCTAATTAATTTTACCAGATCTTGtctctttaaattttaactttacATGTTTTAGATGGCGTCTATCATCAAGGTGTGCCATCCATTAtcttaaaataagaaatatttctGTTGGTGATGTACTCATCCTAATCAAAAAGTAAGTTGCTAGATTGAGAacatttatttatgaaaacacaattttatgattttatttaaagcATGTCTTGTCACGAGTTGAACTATTGCTCATGGCTCAATTTGGGAATCAAATTATATCAGCTAACACGCCTGCAAATAGTGAGTCCATCACCTATTGAAACATGAGCAATTTCTAGACGAGAATCGTTTGAAATTGCTTTGTTGAAAGCAAGTGTAGATCTTCTCCATTCTCTTTTTGATTCTAAAACTGCTATTTCTGGCAAGGCAACAGTCCCTCCCCAAAGTGTGTTATCGTAAGCAACAATCCCACCAATCTTAATCAATTTGATAAGCCTCTCATGGTAATTCCAGTAGTTATTTTTGTCTGCGTCAACAAAGGCAAAGTCAAAAGTGCCTTCATTTGCAGGCTGCACCAAAacagaaaaaaattaaacaaaccaTCAATGGTAGGGACTTAACTCGGATAAAGGTGTAGATATGCTAAGTTCCTTACATCTTCAAGGAGTTTATCAAGAACTGGTAAAGCTGGAGACTCAATGTAGTCAATCTTGTGTAAGAGACCGGCCTTTTTAATGAATGGAATTCCTAACTCATATGCTTTTCTGTCCGGATCCACGGCTGTAATCTAAAGCAGGCAAACAAACGGAgctaataacataataataataaatgaagtATACATAATTGGAGCTATTGTTAGGGTTGAAATTGTGGTCTGCGATGTATTGATACTTTTGAGTATTAGTTCAGGTTTTTTTCACATCCATATGGCTGACACATTTACCTAATACTTATTTTGTTCCACAATATTTGTCTCATTTGACAATTTCATATAGATTAAGAAAATATGATAAAGAGAATGTTTATTTTCCTATATTATCTTATTTTCATCACAATCAATGTAAAGTAGAGAATAATAACTTGAGAGTTGTGTAAATTgtaacaattgaaaaaaataattaaaattgtattgaaaattAGAAGGGATAATATTTTTAGACATATTATTTACAAATgcgataattattttaagacgGAAAGAGTAGTTATTATTCAAAGAGGAAACTCATTTAAGTGGAGTTTGAAAACATTAATATTTACTTTCCTTGTTTTTGTCAAACTAACACCAATTATGTTTTCAATTATGTTTCCATGTAAATTATGAGTACCGGTAATATCATAAGCTTCTACTTATGGAGAGTGACGTTATCATTgtcaaaatttcaaagttctccATAGACCATACTCCAGCTAGAAGCAGTCACGTATTGGAGGGAAATATATACAAACCTTTCCATCATGAGGAATGTTAAGTGCAGTAAGGAGAAGAGAGTATCCAGTGAAAACTCCAACTTCAATTGtctttttagcatttaaaagtTTCAAGAACAAGACCATTAGCTGACCCGCATCAGGTGCAGTGCCCATGAAGCCACTGAAAAATGGAAATAATAATACATAGATTCAACAAAAAAGAATCATATAATAATGTCATACaatatttatgttttagaaATTCTTATATGCAACTCTAACTTGAATGAATTTCTAGGCTGGAATTGAAGTATAGTCTAAAGAATAAATACagaggatgatttgttgttGCATTCCTCAGCTCTTTGAGAGTCTCTTCTTCTCTTGGGTAGACGCTGGTCTCTAGTATATACTACCACAAATTTGAggttaattaaatatgaaaaatcaatataaacagttccaacgaaaatgaaaagaaatatttatttataaatatataataacctTGAGTAAGCCTTCACTTTGCAAAATAACAGGATTGGGGGAAACCGATGGCTTTGATATTTTGTCCATTATTTCTCTACAACGTATTCACGTTAATTATTAACAACTAGCATCCAAAGCAGAGGAACCAATATGGACTTTTCAGTAAATACGAATTTATTCTTTATAGGATCTTTCACTCGAAGATTGCTTCATGATTTTCCAATTTTCAATTATCACCATCTTTTCATGATCCACCGTGATCTTCAAAGACTTTTTAGGAAacgtcaatttattttttatttttgataaaaaattattttttaaataaatatttaatttagttcTTCAGAGACTCTTTACattataaatgttataaaatgatttattttatttattttttacaggATTCTTAAATGATTGATGAAATTGTAAAATGTTATCTAGTTTTGCTTCATATCCCACAAAAGAACAAActagattaatattttacaactttaaaaactattaataGATCATTGATAATATACGAAACTAAATTGATAGTCTCACATAGTAATTTGTTTCTAAGAAACGAACAGAGGTCCACATTAATTCGCCACTTTTGTAACATGTTTAATGTTGGGTACCTACGCCTGTCATTTGAACATGTAAAGCATATAGGAGTAACTTCACTCATTTGAAACATGTTTGCTCATATAATTGCCACCCAAAATAATAACATCAAAGTCATTATATTTGTAAGCTAAATAACAAATATCATTTAAACATTTGtaagaattatttttaaaaattgcagGAGCACCGTCAGTGAAAAGTAGCACCACAAGCTTTCCAACATGATATAAACGCACAAAGAAAGGTCCTTCCCGCTTCAAGTACAAGGGATTATTGTTATCGAGGCTCATCAAAGTTAACCACTAGTTACTCAACCATGTTCtctctcaaaataaaaaacagaataACACATTGCCATTCAGAATGCCCATTATCCGGTATATAAATGACAAAACGACTATATAGCACTGCAAAAACCTACATTTGGAAGTGGCTATTTTCAGACATAGTAACCTGTGAAAGTAAATCCCCTTCCAACAATCTCACCAACACAAAACAATGCATAGCATTCCAAGCCAAACAAAGCAGCAATGCCCGCATCCTCAACCTTTAAATCTTGCTTGTTCTTCCATAATTGCTTGACATAATCAAGTTCCTTCCGGAAGGCCTCACAACGAACCGGAATACTGCAAAACAAAATAGTAGAGTTACATATAAAGATAAGCACTGAAACTAAATTGGCCGAAAACAGACTTGACAGATGAATGTGACATTTGACAGGCAGAACAGGTTTTCACATTTCATTTCACCAATGATTGTTTAGCAATTCATTAAAGATGGTGGTGAAGATATGTTGCACTATTTGATGTGCATTCCTAATTTGAAAATGATGTTGGAATTGAGCACATAAGCAAAACACAAAATTCAAAACATCAAGGAGAAGTGGTCTTCAGCACAAGAACTACAAGCAACAATGATAAAtcatgaagaagaaaaaacttcAGACGTCAAAAAATAGTGGCAGTCAAATGTCAAGATAAATAACGTTTTCCAAAAACAACCATTCCATTATGGTAAAATTCATAAGTCGTGTTGAGTGTTAATACTGTAGTGGTCAAGAAAATTACATGCATTTCTACACTGCAAACCACTTATAGTCCTTTTGTTTTAACACCAACCAAAAGTTTATGGTCCAAAACAATGGAAAAAAATAGCAACTTCCTGTGTCATTTTTTGGGAAAGCTTATTTGTAACCCCTTCCATTTAACACCAGTTTGTGGTCACAAGGATCTAAAACAATCAGGCTTCAGATCATCGACTTTGCTTCAAAACCTTTGGTTTAACTAGAAGTGATGAAAAGTAGCCTTTGCATCATgttgaaaaatttaaacatcAAAGTTGTATACAGAAATTTATTCACACAAATCACTTCAATTCTTACTCAATTTTAACCATATCTGTTACTTTAAAAATCATTCACCCAAACACATTTagttgaaaaagaaaaggattCTAGACATACATTAGATTTTAATAATACAACAACAACCAAAGTTTTTTCCTCACTAGATGGGCTGATGGGGTAAACTACATGGATCAATGATGCGTAATGATCTATATGCATAAAATCCAATGACAAACCATTCactgtaaatttattttaatttaatggtcTGACCTATACTGTTCCTTGATCCAATTCTACCTTTGACTATTGAATTATCCTTTATTTGAGCTACCTTCCTTAGAAATGCTATTATAGTTCTTCCGCAAACATGCCCAAAATCCAAATCACCAAAGACGAAACTCTACCATCCTTTCTATGATGGAAACCACCCAACTTTCTTTCTAATGGTTTTATTCTTAATCCTACCTTGTTTGGTGTGATCATATGTACATCTACATCATAACATTCTCATTGTTGCAACACTGAACTTACTGCCTAACATTTAGTTCCACACAACATTGCAAGCCTTACAGTTGCACAGTAAAATATTGCAGTACATTCAGTTGGAGCCTTGCAGGCATGATGTGATAAATCTAAATTAGTTTACTATGGTAGGTGAGTAGCAATAGCATCAACGAAATGCTGCTAACAAACACCAAACAGTGATCAATGTGCTCATCCAAGGCagttattttgaataaaagCCATCTTTCACTGAAGTGCTTGCATTTACAAAATATGCATTGTTCATTGTACTTTAGTCTAGAACAGATAAAGAGTTGTTAGTTATGGTTTGGTGCATTTGACAAGTTTATGAAGCCTCGGAGAGTCCAACATCGTAATCATGGTTTCAACTAATCGCGGGTATAGTGCAAAAGGTCGTCAAAAGTCATGTAGACTCTAAATAGTCCAGTCAGTTCTAGCAATGATCTGAAACCAAACTGCTAAATGCAGTGATTTACAGTTCAAGGTTAAGAAAATTTGCAGAGAGGAAAACCGACTGTAAACCGTTGCTGTTAACTCTAGTTTCATTAACTGATCTCTGATCAACGGTTAGCTACATATAGATAGTTTATGGCATGACAATGACAGTTGGAACTGAATCATAACTGCCCAGCTGTAAGTGTAACACCTTACACGCTAACAGCTTGCTTTTTTTAGTCTTAATGTTCCAGCTCTCAGAGGAAAGGGGTTGTGATAATCCAAAGTTTGGTCAAAGTGGTAGTAAAGTCTAGCCAAAACTGTTTGAACCAGAGATCAAACTCGAGTACTCTTGATCGATTTGACCTTAACTAAAGTTCATTAACCACTTAGACTCAACCACTTGGTAAGGCTGAGAGCTTACTAACATAGCCAAGTTAGTTAGGCTTACAGCTTTACATACATATCTTTAATAATAAAAGGTTAAAATATGACTAAACCATGGTCAAACTAGtgataattaaatatacttttttaatattatataacaatatgtaattaattaacataaatCTTTAAgcaataaagaaaaacaaaattataaattaacatataGGGGTTTTAATCACTTGATATTGGACTTCAACTTATCCAAACAATATAtccttaaataaataaatatgattgaTTCAAACCTACAAATCACCACCGGTTTTGGAGAAGTTTGACTAGTTCTAAATCGGTTTTCTGATCAGTCCATTTTTTCCCACGTTAAACACATTGAAAACCTAATCAGTTCCCCTTTCAACTGCCCTAATCAGTTCACAATTCAACTGCCAAATGGTCGGACCAACCATCAAATCTGGTCGTGTAACAATGTTCAGGAATTTCTCTTGAGTTTGGATCAAAATTCTCATTTTATCTGAAAGTCCGAGGTAATCATCTTCCACGTGATCACCTGACCATTTTACTTAAACAACTAGCTATTATTAATTACTAGTAAACTGCATCTCGACAAGGCTCTGACTGTCTACTACACTTTTCAAGTGTGCCAACCAACAGTAGGTTCAAAACTAGCAACTTTGCCCTCAAGGGCTTCCTTCTTTGTCGACAAAGGGAAACGCCGGACAGTAAAATGACCGACAAAATCAAATCAGAATAAAGAACTACAAAAACATAAACAGAAATCAACAAAACATAGATAACAAACATACATGAATAGAGAACTTTAGCACAAAATCCAGCCAAATATAACACTATTTAAGGGGGAAAAAAGACCAAAGTTGGAGAAAATATAACCAAACCTAGCTAGGCGAGTGTAAAGTAATTGCTTAGACAAAAGATTGCATTTCTCAATGGTAGGAGGTTCCTGAATGTATTGCTTGTTCTGCTCCAACAATTGCTTGTAGTAAACAGATCCATGCTTGGATATAAATTTAGATGCTTGACATGCTTTGGACTGCAACTGCTGCAACTTCGCCGCCATTAAATCTGCAAGTGAAGCAGAAAGCACAAAGTTAATCCataattcaattatattctaaTCAAGTAAACAATATATTACAATAcctaaattaatttaagaaaacCTAAATTATTCTACTGATTGATAATCAATACAGTTTTTGATGCAAAAATAAAACCGTATATATTCGGCGATTTATGAAAATGAGTGAAAGCATGAGAATGAGATAGAATAAAACGAGAGAAAAGGCGCAGATCTGAAGAGGAATGCAAGAAAGGAGAGTAACTATAGACGATTCATTCAAAGATGAAATAATAAAACGGAAAAGAGAAGATTGCTACCTTGTGGAGTGAATTGATCGGAAATTGTTTAGCCGCCGTTACCACGCGGATTCTGCAAGAAACAAGGATGCGGCACTCACTCTCTCTATCTGCGACTACCAACTTTCTAAGTCTCAAACCTTGTGTgcttttttttctatatttttttttagtatctTCAAGTCTTTTGAACAGTTTTGGGCCATATGAACGAAAGTAGGTGGCAATGAAGTTTCTATTACCACCCCTGTTTTTTCGTCAATAAAGTTACACCCCACCGTAAAAGTTTATTCATTGTTACTTTTCTCAAAATACCCATGTtccaaagttttttttttatttttaatcattccAAAGCAGACTTCTAAAAGTTATATTTCTTGTCCTAAGTAGGCTAGTTCTATTGTAGGCTATCGTGACAACCTTAGTCctaaactaatatttaaaaattgtatgaaatttaataatgaggatcttaaaagtaaaattcataatattttttaattgtaatgtctaaaaaataatatgaataatgttaatttaataaaaataagataaattgaTTATAGACATGTATACTTCAaaactcaattatttttataacataaaatgacattaatcAGATTATTATCTCAAATAATCAGTcttcttaaatattttacttattcTCAAATACCAATACACAATAGAACTTCTCTCTTATTTATTGTacattttgtaaattaaaaagtttcataaataaattagaagCCAACACTCGTACCACAAGTGTTTcagaagttttttttattaagaagtTATTAATAACAAACTACTATCCTTATAAAAAGTACTCGTAAATAAGGCATAATATAACAAAAAGAATAAACCAtgacatttaaaataatttgaaatattgcATTGTGTTTTACCTGTACAAAGTGAATATTCTCCCCAATGATGGTTGACTtctaagaagaagaagaagaaaaaacaaaggcTATTTTAACTTGTTCAATTTTGTGAATTCACAAACCTTAATAACATAGGTTGGCCTAGAGCTTGACTCAtttaaatagtaaaattgaTTGAATATTTGAAGTTAATTTTGCATAATTTTACTAATAACTCAATTTGTTTACATCACTATCACCTCATAGATTCAACTCCTTTAAAATGAACGACTTACTTTAAAGATTTAGGTATATTATCaattgttaataaataaatcaaaaattaacataaaatgcATATACATAACCAATCATAAGTGATTATAAAGTGATTATAACCAAACATAAATGATTATAATCTCAACTATTAGCCAAATACTCATTTCATATATGTAACCGAACCTAAATTTAACATCGTGACCAGAAAACAGTACAAAAATTCCACAATTTTTATTCTCGTTGTAATGTTTCATGCAAAGCTGAAAACATTGATAGTCATTGAAAATGgcaaaaatgattaaaaaattacagGAAAATAATTATCGTCGAATACCACAGCTAGCTTTCTTACATGATAAAAGAACAATGTATGGTTCATCCCGCTTCAAATACAAGAGGTTACTGAGGCTTATTAACCACTATTTTCTCAACCTTTTTCCCTCGAAAAAAGAATGACAAATTGCTTGTAGAATGCCCAAAATCGACATAATGTTATAAATGACAGTACTCCTGACTTTAGGAGAATAGACCCCGCTAAATCTTACATTATTAAGTGATTACTGTCAGACATAGTAACCCGTGAAAGTAAATCCCCTTCCAACAATCTCACC
It includes:
- the LOC101497099 gene encoding probable caffeoyl-CoA O-methyltransferase At4g26220 isoform X1, giving the protein MDKISKPSVSPNPVILQSEGLLKYILETSVYPREEETLKELRNATTNHPLGFMGTAPDAGQLMVLFLKLLNAKKTIEVGVFTGYSLLLTALNIPHDGKITAVDPDRKAYELGIPFIKKAGLLHKIDYIESPALPVLDKLLEDPANEGTFDFAFVDADKNNYWNYHERLIKLIKIGGIVAYDNTLWGGTVALPEIAVLESKREWRRSTLAFNKAISNDSRLEIAHVSIGDGLTICRRVS
- the LOC101497099 gene encoding probable caffeoyl-CoA O-methyltransferase At4g26220 isoform X2, with the protein product MDKISKPSVSPNPVILQSEGLLKYILETSVYPREEETLKELRNATTNHPLGFMGTAPDAGQLMVLFLKLLNAKKTIEVGVFTGYSLLLTALNIPHDGKITAVDPDRKAYELGIPFIKKAGLLHKIDYIESPALPVLDKLLEDVRNLAYLHLYPNKNNYWNYHERLIKLIKIGGIVAYDNTLWGGTVALPEIAVLESKREWRRSTLAFNKAISNDSRLEIAHVSIGDGLTICRRVS
- the LOC101497430 gene encoding uncharacterized protein, with translation MAAKLQQLQSKACQASKFISKHGSVYYKQLLEQNKQYIQEPPTIEKCNLLSKQLLYTRLASIPVRCEAFRKELDYVKQLWKNKQDLKVEDAGIAALFGLECYALFCVGEIVGRGFTFTGYYV